In Pogoniulus pusillus isolate bPogPus1 chromosome 1, bPogPus1.pri, whole genome shotgun sequence, one DNA window encodes the following:
- the SIX1 gene encoding homeobox protein SIX1, with protein sequence MSMLPSFGFTQEQVACVCEVLQQGGNLERLGRFLWSLPACDHLHKNESVLKAKAVVAFHRGNFRELYKILESHQFSPHNHPKLQQLWLKAHYVEAEKLRGRPLGAVGKYRVRRKFPLPRTIWDGEETSYCFKEKSRGVLREWYAHNPYPSPREKRELAEATGLTTTQVSNWFKNRRQRDRAAEAKERENTENNNAATNKPNQLSPLDGSKPLMSSSEEEFSPPQSPDQNSVLLLQGNLSHARSSGYSLSGLATSQTPHSLQGHQLQDSLLGPLTSSLVDLGS encoded by the exons ATGTCGATGCTGCCGTCGTTTGGCTTCACGCAGGAGCAGGTCGCCTGCGTCTGCGAGGTGTTGCAGCAAGGGGGGAACTTGGAGAGGTTGGGCCGGTTCCTCTGGTCGCTGCCCGCCTGCGACCACCTGCACAAGAACGAGAGCGTCCTTAAGGCCAAGGCCGTGGTGGCCTTTCACCGCGGCAACTTCCGCGAGCTCTACAAGATTCTGGAGAGCCACCAGTTCTCCCCCCACAACCAtcccaagctgcagcagctctggctgaagGCTCACTACGTAGAAGCCGAAAAATTGAGGGGCAGACCCTTGGGCGCCGTCGGTAAATACCGCGTCCGCCGAAAATTCCCTTTGCCCCGCACCATCTGGGACGGCGAGGAAACCAGTTACTGCTTCAAGGAGAAATCCCGGGGCGTGCTACGGGAATGGTACGCCCACAACCCCTACCCGTCCCCCCGAGAGAAGCGGGAGCTGGCGGAAGCCACCGGCCTCACCACCACCCAGGTCAGCAACTGGTTCAAGAACCGGAGGCAGCGGGACcgagcggcagaggcgaaggAAAG GGAGAACACGGAAAACAACAACGCCGCTACCAACAAACCGAACCAACTCTCGCCTCTGGATGGGAGCAAACCGCTTATGTCCAGCTCCgaggaagaattttctcctcctcaaAGCCCGGATCAGAACTcggtcctgctcttgcagggaaACCTCAGCCACGCCAGGAGCTCCGGCTATTCTCTGAGTGGTTTAGCGACATCCCAgacccctcacagcctccaaggCCACCAGCTCCAGGACTCGCTGCTGGGAcccctcacgtccagcctggtGGATCTGGGATCCTAA